The following coding sequences lie in one Arabidopsis thaliana chromosome 3, partial sequence genomic window:
- a CDS encoding D-alanine-D-alanine ligase family: MASMATGVSFSMTSGIGEGGYDVHRVATAARTTLKLNQKNSLSESTCMLLGMNKYRGSGAIRTVSKAVGYGQEMSKSLRVGLICGGPSAERGISLNSARSVLDHIQGDGINVSCYYIDPDLKAFAISSAQVYSNTPSDFDFKLESLAQGFSSLSELAEHLVSAVDIVFPVIHGRFGEDGGIQELLESHNIPFVGTGSRECFRAFDKYEASLELKELGFMTVPNYLVQGTGVDKSEIALWFTDNQLDLEMGKVVVKPAKAGSSIGVKVAFGVNDSIKKATELILEGIDDRVVVEVFIEDAYEFTAIVLDVGSGSVCHPVVLMPTEVQLQFHGIGDPKENAIFDYRRKYLPTQQVTYHTPPRFPIHVIKSIREEASLIFQKLGLRDFARIDGWYLAPNSNLSSPVSETLGGTKSGDIIFTDINLISGMEQTSFLFQQASKVIKDIVTLMVC; this comes from the exons ATGGCGTCCATGGCGACCGGCGTCAGTTTTTCGATGACTAGCGGCATAGGAGAAGGAGGATACGATGTTCATCGAGTAGCGACGGCTGCACGGACAACTCTGAAGCTGAATCAGAAGAACTCACTGAGCGAGAGTACATGCATGCTTTTGGGGATGAATAAGTATCGGGGATCCGGAGCTATACGAACCGTCTCGAAGGCTGTCGGTTACGGACAAGAGATGAGTAAGAGTCTGAGGGTGGGACTCATTTGCGGAGGTCCGTCGGCGGAGCGCGGGATTTCTCTCAACTCTGCTAGATCAGTTCTCGATCATATTCAG GGTGATGGTATAAACGTGAGCTGCTATTATATAGATCCTGATCTCAAAGCCTTTGCAATTTCATCCGCTCAG GTGTACTCGAATACTCCTTCAGATTTCGATTTTAAGCTGGAGAG TCTTGCACAGGGATTCTCGTCATTATCCGAATTGGCCGAGCATCTTGTTTCTGCTGTGGACATTGTTTTTCCAGTAATTCATGGTCGATTTGGTGAAGATGGGGGCATTcag GAGCTGTTGGAAAGTCACAACATTCCATTTGTGGGGACTGGATCCCGTGAATGTTTTCGAGCATTTGACAAG TATGAAGCCTCTTTGGAGCTCAAGGAACTTGGTTTCATGACAGTACCAAACTACTTGGTGCAG GGAACTGGAGTAGACAAAAGTGAAATAGCACTGTGGTTTACAGATAACCAGCTGGATCTCGAGATGGGAAAAGTTGTG GTAAAACCAGCTAAAGCAGGTTCAAGCATTGGTgtcaaggttgcttttggcGTAAATGATTCAATTAAAAAGGCTACTGAACTTATTCTAGAg gGAATTGATGATAGAGTTGTTGTTGAGGTGTTTATTGAAGATGCATATGAGTTCACTGCCATCGTCCTGGATGTGGGTTCTGGTTCTGTTTGCCATCCTGTTGTTTTGATGCCTACTGAG GTGCAACTTCAGTTTCATGGCATTGGTGATCCAAAGGAAAACGCAATCTTCGACTATCGGAGGAAGTATCTGCCGACACAGCAG GTCACCTATCACACTCCTCCACGTTTCCCTATCCATGTTATCAAAAGTATTCGTGAAGAGGCATCTCTTATATTTCAAAAGCTTGGTTTACGTGACTTTGCTCGCATTGATGGATGGTATTTGGCTCCCAATTCAAATTTATCATCACCTGTAAGTGAAACGCTTGGAGGAACCAAGTCAGGAGATATTATATTCACAGACATCAACCTG ATAAGTGGCATGGAGCAAACTAGCTTTCTCTTCCAGCAGGCATCTAAGGTAATTAAAGATATTGTAACTTTGATGGTATGTTGA
- the RAPTOR1 gene encoding Regulatory-associated protein of TOR 1 (RAPTOR1; CONTAINS InterPro DOMAIN/s: HEAT (InterPro:IPR000357), Armadillo-like helical (InterPro:IPR011989), WD40 repeat (InterPro:IPR001680), Regulatory associated protein of TOR (InterPro:IPR004083), WD40 repeat-like-containing domain (InterPro:IPR011046), WD40-repeat-containing domain (InterPro:IPR017986), WD40/YVTN repeat-like-containing domain (InterPro:IPR015943), Armadillo-type fold (InterPro:IPR016024), WD40 repeat, subgroup (InterPro:IPR019781); BEST Arabidopsis thaliana protein match is: HEAT repeat; WD domain, G-beta repeat protein protein (TAIR:AT5G01770.1); Has 7799 Blast hits to 6065 proteins in 379 species: Archae - 2; Bacteria - 1590; Metazoa - 2741; Fungi - 1618; Plants - 862; Viruses - 0; Other Eukaryotes - 986 (source: NCBI BLink).), with protein sequence MALGDLMVSRFSQSSVSLVSNHRYDEDCVSSHDDGDSRRKDSEAKSSSSYGNGTTEGAATATSMAYLPQTIVLCELRHDASEASAPLGTSEIVLVPKWRLKERMKTGCVALVLCLNITVDPPDVIKISPCARIEAWIDPFSMAPPKALETIGKNLSTQYERWQPRARYKVQLDPTVDEVRKLCLTCRKYAKTERVLFHYNGHGVPKPTANGEIWVFNKSYTQYIPLPISELDSWLKTPSIYVFDCSAARMILNAFAELHDWGSSGSSGSSRDCILLAACDVHETLPQSVEFPADVFTSCLTTPIKMALKWFCRRSLLKEIIDESLIDRIPGRQNDRKTLLGELNWIFTAVTDTIAWNVLPHELFQRLFRQDLLVASLFRNFLLAERIMRSANCNPISHPMLPPTHQHHMWDAWDMAAEICLSQLPQLVLDPSTEFQPSPFFTEQLTAFEVWLDHGSEHKKPPEQLPIVLQVLLSQCHRFRALVLLGRFLDMGSWAVDLALSVGIFPYVLKLLQTTTNELRQILVFIWTKILALDKSCQIDLVKDGGHTYFIRFLDSSGAFPEQRAMAAFVLAVIVDGHRRGQEACLEANLIGVCLGHLEASRPSDPQPEPLFLQWLCLCLGKLWEDFMEAQIMGREANAFEKLAPLLSEPQPEVRAAAVFALGTLLDIGFDSNKSVVEDEFDDDEKIRAEDAIIKSLLDVVSDGSPLVRAEVAVALARFAFGHKQHLKLAAASYWKPQSSSLLTSLPSIAKFHDPGSATIVSLHMSPLTRASTDSQPVARESRISSSPLGSSGLMQGSPLSDDSSLHSDSGMMHDSVSNGAVHQPRLLDNAVYSQCVRAMFALAKDPSPRIASLGRRVLSIIGIEQVVAKPSKPTGRPGEAATTSHTPLAGLARSSSWFDMHAGNLPLSFRTPPVSPPRTNYLSGLRRVCSLEFRPHLLGSPDSGLADPLLGASGSERSLLPLSTIYGWSCGHFSKPLLGGADASQEIAAKREEKEKFALEHIAKCQHSSISKLNNNPIANWDTRFETGTKTALLHPFSPIVVAADENERIRVWNYEEATLLNGFDNHDFPDKGISKLCLINELDDSLLLVASCDGSVRIWKNYATKGKQKLVTGFSSIQGHKPGARDLNAVVDWQQQSGYLYASGETSTVTLWDLEKEQLVRSVPSESECGVTALSASQVHGGQLAAGFADGSLRLYDVRSPEPLVCATRPHQKVERVVGLSFQPGLDPAKVVSASQAGDIQFLDLRTTRDTYLTIDAHRGSLTALAVHRHAPIIASGSAKQLIKVFSLQGEQLGIIRYYPSFMAQKIGSVSCLTFHPYQVLLAAGAADSFVSIYTHDNSQAR encoded by the exons ATGGCATTAGGAGACTTAATGGTGTCTCGGTTCTCGcaatcttctgtttctttggtcTCCAATCACCGTTACGACGAAGACTGTGTCTCTAGTCACGATGACGGTGATTCCCGGAGGAAGGATTCTGAGGCTAAGAGCAGTAGTAGCTACGGGAATGGTACAACGGAGGGAGCCGCCACCGCCACCAGCATGGCTTACTTGCCTCAGACTATTGTGCTCTGCGAGCTTAGACACGACGCATCCGAGGCTTCTGCTCCCTTGGGGACTTCTGAGATCGTATTGGTCCCCAAATGGCGGCTTAAAGAACGA aTGAAAACAGGATGTGTAGCTTTAGTTCTGTGTTTAAACATTACTGTTGATCCGCCGGATGTTATAAAGATATCTCCTTGTGCTAGAATCGAGGCATGGATAG ATCCATTTTCTATGGCACCGCCTAAAGCTCTCGAGACAATTGGAAAAAATTTGAGCACTCAGTATGAGAGATGGCAACCCAGG GCCCGCTATAAGGTTCAGCTTGATCCGACAGTAGATGAGGTGAGGAAGCTGTGCTTGACTTGTCGGAAATATGCAAAGACCGAGAGAGTTCTATTCCATTATAATGGGCATGGTGTGCCAAAACCTACAGCTAATGGTGAAATTTGGGTATTTAACAAG AGTTATACACAGTACATTCCCTTGCCAATCAGTGAACTTGATTCCTGGTTGAAGACACCCTCCATCTATGTTTTCGACTGCTCTGCTGCTAGGATGATTCTGAATGCCTTTGCTGAG CTTCATGATTGGGGTTCTTCTGGTTCCTCTGGATCCTCAAGGGACTGCATTCTACTTGCTGCTTGTGATGTACATGAGACACTTCCTCAGAGCGTTGAGTTTCCAGCTGATGTTTTTACGTCTTGCCTGACAACGCCCATTAAAATGGCGTTGAAATG GTTCTGCAGGCGTTCGCTTCTGAAAGAAATTATCGATGAATCACTTATCGACAGGATTCCAGGCCGGCAAAACGATCGTAAGACATTGTTAGGGGAGTTGAACTGGATTTTCACAGCAGTGACGGATACAATTGCTTGGAATGTGCTTCCTCATG AACTTTTCCAGAGATTATTCAGACAGGACTTGTTGGTCGCTAGCCTTTTCCGGAATTTCTTACTTGCTGAGAGAATAATGCGGTCCGCAAACTGTAATCCAATATCTCACCCTATGCTGCCTCCTACGCATCAACATCATATGTG GGATGCATGGGACATGGCTGCTGAAATCTGTCTTTCTCAGCTTCCCCAACTTGTTCTGGACCCAAGCACAGAGTTccag CCAAGTCCGTTTTTTACTGAGCAACTGACAGCTTTTGAGGTGTGGCTTGATCATGGATCTGAGCATAAGAAGCCACCGGAGCAGTTACCTATTGTTCTTCAG GTGTTACTTAGCCAGTGCCATCGGTTTCGTGCTCTTGTACTTCTTGGAAGATTTCTTGATATGGGTTCATGGGCTGTGGATCTG GCCTTGTCTGTTGGAATATTCCCATATGTGCTGAAGCTTCTGCAAACAACAACGAATGAGCTAAGACAGATCCTGGTTTTCATATGGACAAAAATTCTTGCACTTGACAAG tcATGTCAAATTGATCTTGTGAAGGATGGGGGGCATACATACTTCATACGATTTCTAGATAGCTCGGGTGCATTTCCAGAACAACGAGCTATGGCTGCTTTTGTTCTGGCTGTCATTGTGGATGGACATCGACGAGGCCAGGAAGCATGTCTTGAAGCTAATTTAATTGGTGTTTGTCTCGGGCACCTTGAAGCATCCAGACCAAGTGATCCACAACCAGAACCATTGTTTCTACAATGGCTTTGTCTTTGTCTTGGAAAGTTATGGGAAGATTTTATGGAGGCCCAAATAATGGGCAGGGAGGCAAATGCTTTTGAAAAGTTGGCACCTCTGCTTTCCGAGCCCCAACCTGAG GTAAGGGCTGCTGCAGTTTTTGCCCTGGGTACCTTGCTTGATATTGGGTTTGACTCTAATAAAAGTGTGGTGGAGgatgaatttgatgatgatgaaaagatTAGAGCCGAAGACGCTATCATTAAAAGTCTCTTAGATGTAGTTTCAGATGGGAGTCCACTTGTCCGAGCAGAGGTTGCCGTAG CTCTTGCACGTTTTGCCTTTGGCCACAAACAGCACCTTAAGTTAGCCGCAGCTTCATATTGGAAGCCTCAGTCAAGTTCTTTGCTTACTTCTCTACCTTCAATAGCTAAATTCCATGATCCTGGGAGTGCAACAATTGTTTCTTTACACATGAGTCCTCTGACTAGAGCTAGCACGGATAGCCAACCAGTGGCTCGTGAGTCTAGGATCTCAAGCAGCCCTCTTGGCTCCTCTGGGCTGATGCAAGGATCTCCATTATCTGATGATTCTTCGTTACATTCTGATTCTGGAATGATGCATGACAGTGTCAGCAATGGAGCGGTCCATCAGCCAAGACTGTTGGATAATGCTGTTTATTCGCAGTGCGTCCGAGCTATGTTTGCATTAGCTAAAGATCCATCTCCACGTATTGCAAGTCTCGGACGGCGTGTGCTTTCTATTATTGGAATCGAACAGGTTGTTGCGAAACCCTCGAAGCCCACTGGCCGACCAGGGGAAGCTGCAACGACATCTCACACTCCACTTGCTGGCCTAGCTCGTTCATCCTCATGGTTTGATATGCATGCAG GTAATCTGCCTTTAAGTTTTAGGACTCCCCCGGTCAGCCCCCCTAGAACAAACTACCTGAGTGGATTGAGGAGAGTTTGTTCATTAGAGTTCAGGCCTCATCTATTGGGTTCACCCGACTCAGGATTGGCTGATCCGCTTTTAGGCGCCAGTGGATCTGAACGGAGTTTGCTTCCACTATCAACTATCTACGGCTGGAGTTGTGGGCACTTTTCTAAGCCACTTCTTGGTGGTGCGGATGCTAGTCAAGAGATTGCAgccaaaagagaagagaaagaaaaattcgCACTTGAGCATATTGCAAAATGCCAGCACTCTT CTATTAGCAAGCTCAACAATAATCCTATTGCCAACTGGGATACAAGGTTTGAAACGGGAACAAAGACAGCCCTCCTTCACCCATTCTCTCCTATTGTAGTTGCTGCAGACGAGAATGAACGGATCAG AGTGTGGAACTATGAGGAAGCAACTCTTCTCAATGGCTTTGACAATCATGATTTTCCTGACAAAGGAATTTCAAAGCTCTGCCTCATCAATGAACTTGACGACTCTCTGCTACTTGTTGCATCAT GCGATGGGTCGGTCCGGATATGGAAAAACTATGCAACTAAGGGTAAACAAAAGCTTGTTACTGGGTTTTCTTCAATCCAGGGTCACAAGCCCGGTGCCCGTGACTTGAACGCTGTCGTGGACTGGCAACAACAGTCCGGTTACCTG TATGCTTCTGGGGAGACGTCAACAGTCACACTTTGGGACCTGGAGAAAGAACAGCTTGTCAGATCTGTTCCCTCTGAATCAGAATGTGGAGTTACAGCACTT TCTGCTTCTCAAGTGCACGGAGGCCAACTCGCTGCTGGTTTTGCTGATGGATCTTTGAGACTCTATGATGTTCGGTCACCTGAACC GCTTGTCTGCGCGACTCGGCCTCATCAGAAAGTTGAAAGGGTGGTTGGCCTCAGTTTTCAACCTGGACTTGACCCCGCAAAG GTGGTGAGTGCATCACAGGCGGGTGACATACAGTTTCTTGACCTTAGAACAACAAGGGACACATACCTGACGATTGATGCACACAGGGGTTCACTCACGGCCTTAGCTGTTCACAGACACGCTCCAATAATCGCGAGTGGATCTGCAAAACAGCTCATTAAAGTATTCAGTCTTCAAGGGGAACAACTAGGGATAATCCGCTACTACCCATCCTTCATGGCTCAAAAGATTGGATCAGTGAGTTGCCTCACATTTCATCCGTACCAGGTTCTGCTAGCAGCTGGAGCTGCTGACTCATTTGTCTCCATATACACCCACGACAACTCGCAAGCAAGATGA
- the PYD4 gene encoding PYRIMIDINE 4 (PYRIMIDINE 4 (PYD4); FUNCTIONS IN: pyridoxal phosphate binding, transaminase activity, catalytic activity, alanine-glyoxylate transaminase activity; INVOLVED IN: cellular response to nitrogen levels; LOCATED IN: mitochondrion; EXPRESSED IN: 14 plant structures; EXPRESSED DURING: LP.06 six leaves visible, LP.04 four leaves visible, 4 anthesis; CONTAINS InterPro DOMAIN/s: Pyridoxal phosphate-dependent transferase, major domain (InterPro:IPR015424), Aminotransferase class-III (InterPro:IPR005814), Pyridoxal phosphate-dependent transferase, major region, subdomain 1 (InterPro:IPR015421); BEST Arabidopsis thaliana protein match is: alanine:glyoxylate aminotransferase 3 (TAIR:AT2G38400.1); Has 35951 Blast hits to 35930 proteins in 2736 species: Archae - 736; Bacteria - 23081; Metazoa - 661; Fungi - 840; Plants - 399; Viruses - 17; Other Eukaryotes - 10217 (source: NCBI BLink).), whose product MRKLTAVNSLLKRNNYLLPRHGSSQTAAQRTSSVRETETETKLPKMPPFNYSPPPYDGPSTAEIIAKRREFLSPALFHFYNTPLNIVEAKMQYVFDENGRRYLDAFGGIATVSCGHCHPEVVNSVVKQLKLINHSTILYLNHTISDFAEALVSTLPGDLKVVFFTNSGTEANELAMMMARLYTGCNDIVSLRNSYHGNAAATMGATAQSNWKFNVVQSGVHHAINPDPYRGIFGSDGEKYASDVHDLIQFGTSGQVAGFIGESIQGVGGIVELAPGYLPAAYDIVRKAGGVCIADEVQSGFARTGTHFWGFQSHGVIPDIVTMAKGIGNGIPLGAVVTTPEIAGVLSRRSYFNTFGGNPMCTAAGHAVLRVLHEEKLQENANLVGSHLKRRLTLLKNKYELIGDVRGRGLMLGVEFVKDRDLKTPAKAETLHLMDQMKEMGVLVGKGGFYGNVFRITPPLCFTLSDADFLVDVMDHAMSKM is encoded by the exons ATGCGGAAGTTAACGGCGGTTAATTCACTACTGAAACGGAACAATTATCTTCTTCCGCGCCATGGCTCCTCACAAACAGCAGCTCAGAGAACATCCTCCGTCCGCGAGACCGAGACCGAAACAAAACTTCCGAAAATGCCCCCGTTCAATTATTCTCCGCCGCCTTACGACGGTCCATCTACGGCAGAGATCATCGCAAAGCGGCGAGAGTTCCTCAGCCCCGCTCTTTTTCACTTCTACAACACACCC TTAAACATTGTGGAGGCAAAGATGCAGTATGTGTTCGACGAGAATGGACGTCGATATTTAGATGCCTTTGGAGGAATAGCGACGGTTTCGTGCGGCCATTGCCACCCGGAAGTAGTTAACTCCGTCGTCAAACAGTTGAAACTTATTAACCACTCCACCATCCTTTACCTTAACCACACCATCTCCGATTTCGCTGAAGCCCTTGTCTCCACTCTTCCGGGAGATCTCAAG GTGGTGTTTTTCACGAATTCGGGTACGGAGGCGAATGAACTTGCGATGATGATGGCTAGACTGTATACAGGATGTAACGACATCGTTTCGCTTAGGAACTCTTATCATGGAAACGCAGCTGCTACTATGGGTGCCACTGCTCAGTCCAACTGGAAATTCAACGTCGTTCAG AGTGGAGTTCATCACGCCATAAATCCAGATCCTTACAGAGGAATATTTGGATCCGACGGTGAAAAGTACGCGAGTGATGTACACGATCTTATCCAATTCGGAACGTCCGGTCAAGTCGCCGGTTTCATTGGCGAATCAATCCAG GGTGTTGGAGGAATCGTAGAGCTTGCTCCCGGATACTTACCGGCGGCTTACGACATCGTGAGGAAAGCCGGAGGAGTTTGCATCGCCGATGAAGTCCAATCCGGTTTTGCTCGTACCGGAACCCATTTCTGGGGGTTTCAATCCCATGGTGTTATCCCTGACATCGTCACCATGGCCAAG GGGATCGGTAACGGTATACCACTTGGAGCGGTTGTGACGACACCGGAGATTGCCGGCGTTTTAAGCCGTCGGAGTTACTTTAATACTTTCGGCGGAAATCCAATGTGCACGGCCGCAGGACACGCAGTACTTAGAGTCCTTCACGAAGAGAAGCTCCAAGAGAATGCTAACCTCGTTGGCTCACATCTTAAACGTAGACTTACGctactcaaaaacaaatacgaAC TCATTGGAGACGTGAGAGGGAGAGGATTGATGCTAGGAGTTGAGTTTGTCAAAGACCGCGACTTAAAAACTCCTGCAAAAGCAGAGACCCTTCATTTAATGGATCAAATGAAAG AAATGGGAGTGTTGGTGGGGAAAGGTGGATTCTATGGGAATGTCTTCAGAATCACTCCTCCTCTCTGCTTCACCCTCTCCGACGCTG ATTTCCTCGTGGATGTGATGGATCACGCCATGTCCAAGATGTGA
- the PYD4 gene encoding PYRIMIDINE 4 has translation MRKLTAVNSLLKRNNYLLPRHGSSQTAAQRTSSVRETETETKLPKMPPFNYSPPPYDGPSTAEIIAKRREFLSPALFHFYNTPLNIVEAKMQYVFDENGRRYLDAFGGIATVSCGHCHPEVVNSVVKQLKLINHSTILYLNHTISDFAEALVSTLPGDLKVVFFTNSGTEANELAMMMARLYTGCNDIVSLRNSYHGNAAATMGATAQSNWKFNVVQSGVHHAINPDPYRGIFGSDGEKYASDVHDLIQFGTSGQVAGFIGESIQGVGGIVELAPGYLPAAYDIVRKAGGVCIADEVQSGFARTGTHFWGFQSHGVIPDIVTMAKGIGNGIPLGAVVTTPEIAGVLSRRSYFNTFGGNPMCTAAGHAVLRVLHEEKLQENANLVGSHLKRRLTLLKNKYELIGDVRGRGLMLGVEFVKDRDLKTPAKAETLHLMDQMKEMGVLVGKGGFYGNVFRITPPLCFTLSDAG, from the exons ATGCGGAAGTTAACGGCGGTTAATTCACTACTGAAACGGAACAATTATCTTCTTCCGCGCCATGGCTCCTCACAAACAGCAGCTCAGAGAACATCCTCCGTCCGCGAGACCGAGACCGAAACAAAACTTCCGAAAATGCCCCCGTTCAATTATTCTCCGCCGCCTTACGACGGTCCATCTACGGCAGAGATCATCGCAAAGCGGCGAGAGTTCCTCAGCCCCGCTCTTTTTCACTTCTACAACACACCC TTAAACATTGTGGAGGCAAAGATGCAGTATGTGTTCGACGAGAATGGACGTCGATATTTAGATGCCTTTGGAGGAATAGCGACGGTTTCGTGCGGCCATTGCCACCCGGAAGTAGTTAACTCCGTCGTCAAACAGTTGAAACTTATTAACCACTCCACCATCCTTTACCTTAACCACACCATCTCCGATTTCGCTGAAGCCCTTGTCTCCACTCTTCCGGGAGATCTCAAG GTGGTGTTTTTCACGAATTCGGGTACGGAGGCGAATGAACTTGCGATGATGATGGCTAGACTGTATACAGGATGTAACGACATCGTTTCGCTTAGGAACTCTTATCATGGAAACGCAGCTGCTACTATGGGTGCCACTGCTCAGTCCAACTGGAAATTCAACGTCGTTCAG AGTGGAGTTCATCACGCCATAAATCCAGATCCTTACAGAGGAATATTTGGATCCGACGGTGAAAAGTACGCGAGTGATGTACACGATCTTATCCAATTCGGAACGTCCGGTCAAGTCGCCGGTTTCATTGGCGAATCAATCCAG GGTGTTGGAGGAATCGTAGAGCTTGCTCCCGGATACTTACCGGCGGCTTACGACATCGTGAGGAAAGCCGGAGGAGTTTGCATCGCCGATGAAGTCCAATCCGGTTTTGCTCGTACCGGAACCCATTTCTGGGGGTTTCAATCCCATGGTGTTATCCCTGACATCGTCACCATGGCCAAG GGGATCGGTAACGGTATACCACTTGGAGCGGTTGTGACGACACCGGAGATTGCCGGCGTTTTAAGCCGTCGGAGTTACTTTAATACTTTCGGCGGAAATCCAATGTGCACGGCCGCAGGACACGCAGTACTTAGAGTCCTTCACGAAGAGAAGCTCCAAGAGAATGCTAACCTCGTTGGCTCACATCTTAAACGTAGACTTACGctactcaaaaacaaatacgaAC TCATTGGAGACGTGAGAGGGAGAGGATTGATGCTAGGAGTTGAGTTTGTCAAAGACCGCGACTTAAAAACTCCTGCAAAAGCAGAGACCCTTCATTTAATGGATCAAATGAAAG AAATGGGAGTGTTGGTGGGGAAAGGTGGATTCTATGGGAATGTCTTCAGAATCACTCCTCCTCTCTGCTTCACCCTCTCCGACGCTGGTTAG
- a CDS encoding D-alanine-D-alanine ligase family, protein MASMATGVSFSMTSGIGEGGYDVHRVATAARTTLKLNQKNSLSESTCMLLGMNKYRGSGAIRTVSKAVGYGQEMSKSLRVGLICGGPSAERGISLNSARSVLDHIQGDGINVSCYYIDPDLKAFAISSAQVYSNTPSDFDFKLESLAQGFSSLSELAEHLVSAVDIVFPVIHGRFGEDGGIQELLESHNIPFVGTGSRECFRAFDKYEASLELKELGFMTVPNYLVQGTGVDKSEIALWFTDNQLDLEMGKVVVKPAKAGSSIGVKVAFGVNDSIKKATELILEGIDDRVVVEVFIEDAYEFTAIVLDVGSGSVCHPVVLMPTEVQLQFHGIGDPKENAIFDYRRKYLPTQQVTYHTPPRFPIHVIKSIREEASLIFQKLGLRDFARIDGWYLAPNSNLSSPVSETLGGTKSGDIIFTDINLVSLVQFHRPSNLPGATNTLHCS, encoded by the exons ATGGCGTCCATGGCGACCGGCGTCAGTTTTTCGATGACTAGCGGCATAGGAGAAGGAGGATACGATGTTCATCGAGTAGCGACGGCTGCACGGACAACTCTGAAGCTGAATCAGAAGAACTCACTGAGCGAGAGTACATGCATGCTTTTGGGGATGAATAAGTATCGGGGATCCGGAGCTATACGAACCGTCTCGAAGGCTGTCGGTTACGGACAAGAGATGAGTAAGAGTCTGAGGGTGGGACTCATTTGCGGAGGTCCGTCGGCGGAGCGCGGGATTTCTCTCAACTCTGCTAGATCAGTTCTCGATCATATTCAG GGTGATGGTATAAACGTGAGCTGCTATTATATAGATCCTGATCTCAAAGCCTTTGCAATTTCATCCGCTCAG GTGTACTCGAATACTCCTTCAGATTTCGATTTTAAGCTGGAGAG TCTTGCACAGGGATTCTCGTCATTATCCGAATTGGCCGAGCATCTTGTTTCTGCTGTGGACATTGTTTTTCCAGTAATTCATGGTCGATTTGGTGAAGATGGGGGCATTcag GAGCTGTTGGAAAGTCACAACATTCCATTTGTGGGGACTGGATCCCGTGAATGTTTTCGAGCATTTGACAAG TATGAAGCCTCTTTGGAGCTCAAGGAACTTGGTTTCATGACAGTACCAAACTACTTGGTGCAG GGAACTGGAGTAGACAAAAGTGAAATAGCACTGTGGTTTACAGATAACCAGCTGGATCTCGAGATGGGAAAAGTTGTG GTAAAACCAGCTAAAGCAGGTTCAAGCATTGGTgtcaaggttgcttttggcGTAAATGATTCAATTAAAAAGGCTACTGAACTTATTCTAGAg gGAATTGATGATAGAGTTGTTGTTGAGGTGTTTATTGAAGATGCATATGAGTTCACTGCCATCGTCCTGGATGTGGGTTCTGGTTCTGTTTGCCATCCTGTTGTTTTGATGCCTACTGAG GTGCAACTTCAGTTTCATGGCATTGGTGATCCAAAGGAAAACGCAATCTTCGACTATCGGAGGAAGTATCTGCCGACACAGCAG GTCACCTATCACACTCCTCCACGTTTCCCTATCCATGTTATCAAAAGTATTCGTGAAGAGGCATCTCTTATATTTCAAAAGCTTGGTTTACGTGACTTTGCTCGCATTGATGGATGGTATTTGGCTCCCAATTCAAATTTATCATCACCTGTAAGTGAAACGCTTGGAGGAACCAAGTCAGGAGATATTATATTCACAGACATCAACCTGGTTAGCCTAGTGCAATTTCACCGGCCTTCAAATTTACCCGGAGCTACTAATACTTTGCATTGTTCTTAG